The following proteins are encoded in a genomic region of Sorangiineae bacterium MSr12523:
- a CDS encoding hydroxymethylglutaryl-CoA reductase, degradative yields MRISQRRALVGQVTGADLREIEGTLDTGGIDPDTADKFVENVLGTYAMPYGVALNVQVNGRDYVVPMVVEEPSVVAAASNAAKMARAGGGFTAEWDPSVMIAQVQVQDVPDVHVAVRKILEHEREILALADDVLGGVTTRGGGARAVEARVLADDVVVAHLLIDCKEAMGANLVNTAAERVANRVAALAGGRVGLRILSNLCDKRCVRVRCRVPAEALATSDLPGGAVIDAIVQASRFAELDPYRAATHNKGIMNGIDAVVLATGNDWRAVEAGAHAYAARKGRYAPLSIWRRDGDYLVGTLELPLALGTVGGTLRVHRAARLSLALLNVKGSGELAAVAASVGLANNLAGLRALATDGVQRGHMAQHARSVALAAGAAGELVERVARMMVDARDIRLETAKQALASLVAFEMPIQQASSR; encoded by the coding sequence ATGCGTATTTCCCAACGCCGCGCGCTCGTCGGCCAGGTGACCGGCGCCGACCTTCGCGAGATCGAAGGGACACTCGACACCGGCGGCATCGACCCCGACACCGCCGACAAATTCGTCGAAAACGTACTCGGCACGTATGCGATGCCTTATGGCGTCGCGCTCAACGTGCAAGTCAATGGGCGCGATTACGTCGTACCCATGGTCGTCGAAGAGCCAAGCGTGGTGGCGGCGGCCTCGAATGCCGCGAAGATGGCCCGCGCCGGGGGCGGCTTCACCGCGGAGTGGGACCCGTCGGTGATGATCGCGCAAGTGCAGGTCCAGGACGTACCCGACGTGCACGTGGCGGTGCGGAAGATCCTGGAGCACGAGCGGGAAATTCTGGCGCTCGCCGACGACGTACTCGGAGGGGTTACGACCCGCGGCGGAGGCGCACGGGCCGTCGAAGCCCGCGTTCTTGCGGACGACGTGGTCGTTGCCCACCTTTTGATCGATTGCAAAGAAGCCATGGGCGCAAACTTGGTCAATACCGCGGCCGAGCGCGTGGCCAATCGCGTGGCGGCATTGGCCGGCGGGCGCGTGGGGCTGCGCATCCTCTCGAATCTGTGCGACAAGCGCTGCGTCCGCGTGCGCTGCAGGGTCCCCGCCGAGGCATTGGCCACGAGCGATCTCCCCGGCGGTGCCGTCATCGATGCCATCGTCCAAGCTTCGCGTTTTGCCGAATTGGATCCCTATCGCGCCGCGACCCACAACAAGGGAATCATGAATGGCATCGACGCGGTCGTATTGGCCACGGGCAACGACTGGCGCGCCGTCGAAGCCGGTGCACACGCCTATGCCGCCCGAAAGGGTCGTTATGCGCCACTATCGATCTGGAGACGGGATGGCGACTACCTGGTAGGAACACTGGAGCTCCCCCTTGCCTTGGGTACGGTGGGAGGCACATTGCGTGTGCACCGTGCAGCACGCCTTTCGCTGGCGCTGCTCAACGTGAAAGGCTCCGGCGAGCTCGCCGCCGTTGCCGCATCGGTGGGCCTGGCCAACAACTTGGCAGGGTTGCGCGCTCTGGCAACGGACGGCGTGCAGCGAGGGCACATGGCGCAGCATGCGCGGTCGGTCGCCCTGGCGGCAGGTGCCGCGGGAGAACTCGTGGAGCGGGTCGCCCGCATGATGGTCGACGCGCGCGATATCCGGCTCGAAACCGCAAAACAGGCGCTCGCATCGCTCGTCGCGTTCGAGATGCCCATTCAACAAGCGAGCTCGCGATGA
- a CDS encoding type I polyketide synthase — protein sequence MNDGICLTGIGIRFPAGIDSPQGLWSALASGRDAIGTVPLDRWDAAGHYDPDPSAPGKVTTRHGGFLSDVAGFDASFFDVSPREARQMDPQQRLALETAWAAFEDAGATPQRLREGRTGVFIGSMWAEYDLLLAQMPGEVSPYTATGNDSGMIAGRIAHAFGLRGPALTVNTASSSSLVAVHLALQSLQNGECDRALVGGSNLILTPYNTIKMTKLGTMAPDGRCKAFDHRANGYVRAEGIAFVLLERRSQAEERNARVYALVRGSAANNDGPASSLTAPSVDAQEELLRDAYARAGVSPHEVDYVEAHGTGTPLGDRTEAEALGRVLGSGRPPHARLRIGSIKTNFGHMEAAAGVAGLIKTALALHHGSIPASLHVETPNPDIAFDAFGLQIQTESSAWPNTGRPRCAGVSSFGFGGTNCHVVLEGAPHHAPRSVDAVRPTLPLLLSAKSEAALRAQAQRWANWLEEHPEAALRDVVHTAACLRAHHPVRAQVMAADGSEAAAALTALAKGEAHPALTEGEAKPRGRVVFVYPGQGSQWQAMGRKLFEESEAFAKAVRECDAALRPWTGWSVESVLRGEPDADVPPEDRVDVVQPALFAMAIGLTAAWRAWGIEPEAVVGHSQGEVVAAYVAGILPLEEAARVVAARSSLARRVAGQGAMALIELPVDVVEKRIADYAGALSVAVVNTANSTVVSGEAKAVDDLLIKAQEESIFARKIKVDYASHSAYVDSILPALRAELGHVRRSEGAITFYSTVTGKKERGDDLDAVYWCRNLREPVRLDWALARLQDDGYGVFVEVSAHPILGAALTEASRARGGIVSGSLQRDAGAEATLWKMLGALHVQGHPVHWAGALARWNGRPVDLPTYAFQRQRHWLDTDDTAAEQVLEASWLEKLALLPRPKREQPLLEWVRAEIAAVLGMPASQVAPEAPLRDLGMKSPGAVELASRLERRTGVPLSATFVYKYPNAGAVTRRLLEEMFAANEPSLPASGAIPANENGASRSGVHAMLDVAQDASTMSDEELFNSIDALVRFR from the coding sequence ATGAACGACGGTATTTGCTTGACGGGAATTGGCATTCGCTTTCCGGCAGGAATCGATTCGCCCCAGGGTTTGTGGAGCGCTCTGGCAAGCGGCCGCGATGCGATCGGCACGGTTCCCCTCGATCGCTGGGACGCCGCGGGGCATTACGATCCGGATCCGAGCGCGCCGGGAAAGGTGACCACGCGTCATGGTGGCTTTCTGTCGGACGTCGCGGGCTTCGATGCTTCGTTTTTCGACGTCTCACCGCGCGAAGCCCGGCAGATGGATCCGCAGCAGCGTCTGGCCCTCGAGACCGCGTGGGCGGCATTCGAGGATGCGGGCGCCACCCCGCAGCGGCTGCGCGAAGGACGGACCGGCGTCTTCATTGGCTCGATGTGGGCGGAATACGATCTTCTCCTCGCGCAAATGCCTGGCGAGGTGTCTCCGTACACCGCGACGGGCAACGATTCGGGGATGATCGCGGGGCGGATTGCCCACGCGTTTGGATTGCGCGGGCCTGCGTTGACGGTGAACACGGCATCGTCGTCCTCGCTGGTCGCGGTGCATCTCGCATTGCAAAGTTTGCAGAACGGGGAATGCGATCGGGCGCTCGTCGGTGGCTCGAATCTGATTTTGACGCCGTACAACACGATCAAAATGACCAAGCTCGGGACCATGGCGCCCGATGGACGATGCAAGGCATTCGATCACCGCGCCAATGGCTACGTGCGGGCGGAAGGCATTGCATTCGTCCTCCTCGAGCGACGGTCGCAGGCCGAGGAGCGCAATGCTCGCGTGTATGCGCTCGTTCGCGGTTCGGCCGCGAACAATGACGGGCCGGCGAGCAGCTTGACGGCGCCGAGCGTCGATGCGCAAGAGGAGCTGCTGCGTGACGCGTACGCGCGGGCCGGCGTGTCTCCGCACGAGGTCGACTACGTCGAGGCGCACGGAACCGGCACGCCGCTCGGCGACCGAACGGAAGCCGAGGCGCTCGGGCGCGTGCTCGGTTCGGGACGTCCGCCGCACGCGCGACTGCGAATCGGTTCGATCAAGACGAACTTTGGACACATGGAGGCTGCGGCGGGCGTCGCAGGGTTGATCAAGACGGCGCTGGCCCTTCATCACGGGTCGATCCCGGCCAGCCTTCACGTCGAGACGCCAAACCCGGATATCGCATTCGATGCCTTCGGTCTGCAGATCCAGACCGAGTCGAGCGCATGGCCCAACACCGGCCGCCCGCGATGCGCTGGGGTGAGCTCATTCGGCTTCGGCGGGACGAATTGCCATGTGGTGTTGGAAGGCGCACCGCACCACGCCCCCCGCAGCGTAGACGCGGTTCGTCCGACGTTGCCGCTGCTCCTTTCCGCCAAGAGCGAGGCCGCGCTGCGCGCCCAGGCCCAACGGTGGGCGAATTGGCTCGAGGAGCACCCCGAGGCAGCACTGCGCGACGTCGTGCATACGGCAGCGTGCCTCCGAGCGCACCACCCCGTGCGCGCGCAGGTGATGGCGGCGGATGGATCCGAGGCGGCGGCGGCACTCACCGCGCTTGCGAAAGGCGAGGCCCACCCGGCACTGACCGAGGGAGAGGCCAAACCGCGCGGACGCGTGGTGTTCGTCTACCCGGGACAAGGAAGCCAATGGCAGGCCATGGGGCGCAAGCTCTTCGAGGAATCGGAAGCATTCGCAAAAGCCGTGCGCGAGTGCGATGCAGCCCTGCGTCCATGGACGGGTTGGTCCGTGGAATCGGTGTTGCGCGGTGAACCCGACGCGGACGTGCCACCGGAAGACCGCGTGGATGTGGTGCAGCCGGCCCTCTTTGCCATGGCCATCGGGCTGACCGCGGCGTGGCGAGCGTGGGGCATCGAGCCGGAAGCCGTGGTCGGTCATAGCCAGGGCGAAGTGGTGGCGGCTTACGTCGCAGGCATTCTGCCGTTGGAAGAAGCCGCCCGCGTCGTGGCCGCACGAAGCTCGCTCGCGCGGCGCGTGGCCGGCCAAGGTGCGATGGCCCTGATCGAGCTGCCCGTCGACGTGGTCGAAAAACGAATTGCCGACTATGCCGGGGCACTGTCGGTCGCGGTGGTGAATACCGCGAATTCCACCGTCGTCTCGGGCGAGGCGAAGGCGGTGGACGATCTCCTGATCAAGGCGCAAGAGGAATCGATTTTCGCCCGCAAGATCAAAGTCGATTATGCATCCCACAGCGCGTACGTCGATTCCATTCTGCCCGCATTGAGGGCGGAGCTGGGGCACGTGAGGCGAAGCGAAGGGGCCATTACCTTTTATTCGACGGTCACCGGGAAGAAGGAGCGCGGCGACGATCTGGACGCGGTCTACTGGTGCCGCAATCTGCGCGAGCCCGTGCGCCTGGATTGGGCACTCGCGCGATTGCAAGACGACGGCTACGGGGTATTCGTGGAGGTAAGTGCACATCCCATTTTGGGTGCGGCCCTGACCGAGGCGAGCCGCGCACGTGGGGGCATCGTATCGGGAAGCCTCCAGCGCGATGCGGGTGCGGAAGCGACGCTGTGGAAGATGCTCGGCGCGCTCCACGTGCAGGGCCATCCCGTCCATTGGGCGGGTGCCCTCGCACGGTGGAATGGACGACCCGTCGATCTGCCGACGTATGCCTTTCAGCGGCAGCGACATTGGCTCGATACCGACGATACGGCGGCCGAGCAGGTGCTCGAAGCCTCATGGCTCGAGAAGCTTGCCCTGCTGCCGCGGCCGAAACGCGAGCAGCCCCTGCTCGAATGGGTGCGTGCGGAAATCGCTGCCGTGCTCGGAATGCCGGCATCGCAGGTGGCCCCGGAGGCGCCGCTGCGCGATCTGGGGATGAAGTCGCCCGGCGCCGTGGAGCTGGCAAGCCGCCTCGAACGACGGACCGGCGTGCCGTTGAGCGCGACCTTCGTTTACAAATACCCCAATGCGGGCGCGGTCACCCGCCGCCTGCTGGAGGAGATGTTCGCCGCGAACGAACCATCCCTTCCTGCGAGCGGAGCGATACCGGCCAACGAGAACGGTGCGTCGAGGTCGGGCGTGCACGCGATGTTGGACGTCGCGCAGGACGCATCGACCATGTCCGACGAAGAGCTGTTCAATTCAATCGACGCCCTCGTTCGATTTCGGTGA
- a CDS encoding acyltransferase domain-containing protein, whose product MVVERSEKLRAYLEKTTASLAEAAARIRELEARTREPIAIVSMACRFPGGADTPEKLWELLVSEKDAVTEVPVSRWDVAQFFDADPDAAGKTYSRWGGFVEGGVENFDAAFFGISPREAAGIDPQERWLLEAAWEVFERAGIRAETLDGTAGGVYIGLSGSEYQTRAFGDTTRIDAYTLTGASPSTIVGRVAYWFGLRGPTVAVDTACSSSLVAIHMACQALRNGECPWALAGGVHALVTPEGYIALSRLKALSPTGRCRTFSAEADGFVRAEGCGLLLLKRLTDAQRDGDRIIALLRGSAINQDGRSQGLTAPNGLAQEEVIRTTLSRAAIEPSSVDVVECHGTGTRLGDPIEIEALATVYAQARPATNPLVLGSIKTNIGHTEAAAGVAGVIKAVLALAHEEIPRSLHTGAPNPYVPWNRLGVEVARERRPWPRKEHPRRVAVSSFGISGTNAHAIVEEAPSFEETATEVTQRNWSPLLLSGRDEHALRQQATRLVEHLRSHPHLRGLDVAAGLATGRVHHPARLALPVRNDAKLEDTVERLAAFSAGRAGPGLATSADARAPGKVAVLFTGQGSQRAGMGRELYARYRAFREEMDAVIGEMNRHLERRLEDILFAEPGTPNAELLNETQWAQPALFALEVALYRQWEAWGIRADVLLGHSVGELAAAHIAGILDRRDACALVIARGRLMQALPKGGAMASVEASESEVLPLLAPYGIRVSLAAINGPKQVVVSGDADAVDEVCRALRERGTRATRLVVSHAFHSAHMDPMLAAYERLARRVTYRAGQIAIVSTVTGECANSGELECADYWVGQVRRAVRFADGVRALDAIGVTAYLECGPHGVLTAMAAECLPPSRPVAFVPSLRKARAEEETLTEAACALHVQGHSLDWTRVFAGTGARKVILPTYAFQRQRYWLGETPPRETEERVTASSSPPPLDDLAELVRAEAADILRLPDPSELSPDRPLQDWGLDSLMAVELRNRLAKKCGIPLPITFVMEHPTPMDMVEYLSKQVNIPNEPREEELDDDEIRTLLMNIPAARLREAGLLAELIDLAPPLFSRVEDHEANVRPHDEPRRRGWYDLSAQDV is encoded by the coding sequence ATGGTCGTGGAGCGAAGCGAAAAATTGCGGGCGTACTTGGAGAAGACCACGGCGTCGTTGGCCGAAGCGGCCGCGCGCATCCGCGAACTCGAGGCGCGGACGCGCGAGCCCATCGCCATCGTATCGATGGCCTGCCGATTCCCAGGCGGGGCAGACACCCCCGAAAAGCTCTGGGAGCTGCTCGTCAGCGAGAAAGACGCCGTCACCGAGGTCCCCGTATCCCGCTGGGACGTCGCCCAATTCTTCGATGCGGATCCCGACGCAGCGGGCAAGACGTACAGCCGTTGGGGCGGGTTCGTTGAAGGAGGCGTGGAGAACTTCGACGCGGCCTTCTTCGGCATCAGCCCGCGTGAAGCGGCGGGCATCGATCCGCAGGAACGCTGGTTGCTCGAAGCCGCGTGGGAAGTGTTCGAGCGTGCGGGCATCCGCGCCGAAACCCTGGATGGTACGGCGGGTGGCGTGTACATCGGTCTTTCCGGATCCGAATACCAGACCAGGGCATTCGGCGACACCACCCGCATCGACGCGTACACACTCACCGGTGCTTCGCCGAGTACCATCGTGGGGCGCGTCGCCTACTGGTTCGGATTGCGCGGGCCCACGGTGGCCGTCGATACGGCGTGCAGCTCGTCGTTGGTGGCAATCCATATGGCGTGCCAGGCGCTGCGCAACGGCGAATGCCCCTGGGCGCTGGCCGGCGGCGTCCATGCGCTGGTCACACCGGAAGGATACATTGCGCTCTCTCGTTTGAAGGCACTGTCGCCCACCGGGCGATGCCGCACCTTTTCCGCCGAGGCCGACGGGTTCGTTCGCGCCGAAGGATGCGGCCTCTTGCTCCTCAAGCGACTGACGGACGCACAGCGCGACGGCGACCGAATCATCGCACTGCTCCGCGGCAGCGCGATCAATCAGGATGGACGCAGCCAGGGTCTCACGGCACCGAATGGACTTGCGCAAGAGGAGGTCATCCGAACCACCCTGTCACGCGCCGCCATCGAGCCGAGCTCCGTCGACGTCGTCGAGTGCCACGGCACCGGAACACGCTTGGGCGATCCCATCGAGATCGAAGCCCTCGCGACCGTCTATGCGCAGGCGCGCCCTGCGACGAATCCCCTCGTCCTCGGATCCATCAAGACCAACATCGGGCACACGGAGGCGGCGGCCGGCGTGGCGGGGGTGATCAAGGCGGTCCTCGCGCTCGCGCACGAGGAGATCCCCCGCTCGCTGCACACCGGCGCACCGAACCCCTACGTTCCCTGGAATCGACTCGGCGTCGAGGTGGCGCGAGAGCGGCGTCCGTGGCCACGCAAGGAGCATCCGCGGCGGGTGGCCGTGTCATCGTTCGGGATCAGCGGGACGAATGCGCATGCCATCGTGGAGGAAGCGCCTTCGTTCGAGGAGACGGCCACCGAGGTGACGCAACGGAATTGGTCGCCGCTGCTGCTGAGTGGACGCGACGAGCATGCCCTGCGCCAGCAGGCGACCCGGCTGGTGGAACATCTGCGATCGCATCCGCACCTGCGTGGCTTGGACGTGGCGGCGGGCCTCGCCACGGGACGCGTGCATCACCCCGCGCGCCTTGCATTGCCCGTCCGAAATGACGCAAAACTGGAGGACACGGTGGAGCGACTCGCGGCGTTCTCCGCGGGGCGGGCAGGCCCCGGCCTCGCGACGAGCGCCGACGCGCGGGCGCCCGGAAAGGTGGCCGTATTGTTTACGGGCCAAGGCAGCCAGCGCGCGGGCATGGGTCGCGAGCTGTACGCGCGCTATCGCGCTTTCCGCGAGGAGATGGACGCCGTGATCGGTGAGATGAACCGGCACTTGGAGCGGCGGTTGGAGGACATCCTGTTCGCGGAACCGGGCACGCCGAATGCGGAGCTTCTCAACGAGACACAATGGGCGCAGCCCGCATTGTTCGCACTGGAGGTGGCGCTCTATCGGCAATGGGAAGCGTGGGGTATTCGCGCAGACGTGCTCCTGGGCCATAGCGTGGGCGAGCTCGCCGCCGCCCATATCGCAGGGATCCTCGACCGGCGCGACGCGTGCGCCCTGGTGATCGCACGCGGGCGTCTGATGCAGGCCCTGCCGAAGGGCGGCGCGATGGCTTCCGTGGAAGCCAGCGAATCGGAGGTGTTGCCGCTGCTCGCCCCATACGGAATTCGGGTATCGCTGGCGGCGATCAACGGCCCGAAACAGGTGGTCGTGAGCGGCGATGCGGATGCGGTCGACGAGGTGTGCCGCGCGCTGCGCGAACGAGGCACGCGGGCGACGCGTCTCGTGGTGAGCCACGCGTTCCATTCGGCACATATGGACCCGATGCTGGCCGCTTATGAACGCCTGGCACGAAGGGTCACCTACCGCGCCGGACAGATAGCCATCGTGAGCACGGTGACGGGAGAATGCGCAAACTCGGGCGAGCTGGAATGCGCCGATTATTGGGTGGGCCAGGTCCGACGAGCCGTTCGCTTCGCGGACGGGGTACGAGCCTTGGACGCGATCGGCGTGACCGCGTATCTGGAGTGCGGCCCTCACGGCGTGCTGACCGCCATGGCCGCGGAATGCCTCCCACCATCTCGGCCCGTGGCATTCGTCCCGAGCCTGCGCAAGGCTCGCGCGGAGGAAGAAACGCTGACGGAAGCGGCATGTGCGCTGCACGTGCAAGGGCACTCGCTGGATTGGACGCGCGTCTTCGCGGGTACGGGTGCGAGGAAGGTCATTCTGCCGACGTATGCGTTCCAGCGGCAACGCTACTGGCTTGGTGAAACGCCCCCGCGCGAAACCGAAGAACGGGTGACCGCTTCCTCGTCGCCGCCTCCGCTGGACGATCTGGCGGAGCTCGTGCGCGCCGAGGCGGCGGATATCCTTCGATTGCCGGATCCCAGCGAGCTTTCGCCCGACAGGCCACTTCAGGATTGGGGGCTCGATTCCCTGATGGCCGTCGAACTGCGAAATCGGCTCGCCAAGAAATGCGGAATACCTCTCCCGATTACCTTCGTAATGGAGCATCCGACACCCATGGACATGGTCGAATATCTCAGCAAGCAAGTGAACATTCCCAATGAGCCCCGCGAGGAGGAACTCGACGACGATGAGATTCGCACGCTACTCATGAACATCCCCGCAGCGCGTTTGCGGGAGGCGGGGTTGCTTGCGGAACTGATCGACCTCGCGCCACCTCTCTTCTCGCGGGTCGAAGATCACGAGGCCAACGTTCGTCCCCACGACGAACCGCGTCGCCGTGGCTGGTACGATCTTTCGGCGCAAGACGTGTAG
- a CDS encoding HAMP domain-containing histidine kinase — protein MSRRLPLSTRLAVNHGVLIALLVIALLVTLQGVIRMLGIITDIRDQYLSSIDEQEEIHRSAWQVEVALRHAHFECQSERQEIDVHRAVLLARDGLNAVLAKYRVRAPRRLLTSAERYLELADRATSGDTCAFALDPKTDEQRTALDEELTDAWMDLVHKLHADLSKQEERSRGIGVWTAAGAFTVATVGALAAVLIARSTARSISEPMRRLAAETMRIGEGDFAPIPKVAGPREIEDLWRDLERTRERLAELDRLKQSFLANVSHELRSPLARLREALGLLFDGTCGPLNERQLRVLTLANRACEREVQLVNALLDMSRLNSGMALKRDAACRLDRIIQAALDGERTEANERGVVLEVASRGSIPPMDLDSALMERAVANLVRNAVSVSRRGQRVRIERSLSKDDDRAFIDVIDEGPGFTTKAKDSAFRPFSAADIPDVDRPAGIGLGLSFAKEVARAHGGLLTILRSDRTGTTIRIELSLGPLPRD, from the coding sequence ATGTCGCGTCGCCTGCCCTTATCGACCCGTCTGGCGGTCAATCATGGAGTGCTCATCGCGCTGCTGGTGATCGCGTTGTTGGTCACACTTCAGGGCGTCATTCGCATGCTGGGCATCATCACCGATATTCGGGATCAGTATCTTTCCAGCATCGATGAACAAGAAGAAATCCACCGCTCGGCCTGGCAGGTCGAAGTGGCTTTGCGCCACGCGCACTTCGAGTGCCAAAGCGAGCGCCAGGAAATCGACGTGCACCGCGCCGTGCTTCTGGCACGAGATGGCTTGAACGCGGTCCTGGCCAAGTACCGAGTCCGTGCGCCGCGGCGCTTGCTGACGTCAGCCGAGCGCTACCTCGAATTGGCCGATCGGGCCACCTCGGGCGACACGTGCGCCTTCGCCCTGGATCCCAAGACCGACGAGCAGCGGACCGCGCTGGACGAAGAGCTCACCGATGCCTGGATGGACCTCGTCCACAAGCTGCACGCCGATCTCTCGAAACAGGAAGAGCGCTCCCGAGGCATCGGCGTTTGGACCGCTGCCGGAGCCTTCACCGTTGCGACGGTGGGCGCTTTGGCCGCGGTACTCATCGCCCGCTCCACGGCGCGGAGCATTTCCGAGCCGATGCGGAGGCTTGCCGCAGAGACCATGCGCATCGGCGAGGGCGATTTCGCACCGATCCCGAAGGTTGCGGGTCCGCGCGAGATCGAAGACCTCTGGCGCGACCTCGAACGAACGCGCGAACGACTGGCCGAGCTCGATCGCCTGAAGCAATCCTTTCTGGCCAATGTCTCGCACGAGCTGCGCTCGCCCTTGGCCCGCTTGCGCGAGGCACTCGGATTGCTATTCGATGGCACGTGCGGGCCACTCAACGAGCGTCAGCTCCGGGTGCTCACCTTGGCCAACCGCGCTTGCGAGCGCGAGGTGCAATTGGTCAATGCGCTGCTCGACATGTCGCGATTGAACTCGGGAATGGCCCTCAAGCGCGATGCGGCCTGCCGCCTCGATCGCATCATCCAGGCAGCCCTCGACGGCGAGCGCACCGAGGCAAACGAGCGCGGCGTGGTGCTGGAAGTCGCTTCGCGCGGCTCGATTCCTCCGATGGATCTGGATTCGGCGCTGATGGAGCGCGCGGTGGCCAATCTGGTGCGAAATGCCGTGTCCGTATCACGACGAGGACAGAGGGTTCGCATCGAGCGCTCGTTGTCGAAAGATGACGATCGCGCCTTCATCGATGTCATCGATGAAGGGCCCGGTTTCACCACCAAAGCAAAAGATTCCGCATTTCGGCCCTTCAGTGCGGCCGATATTCCCGATGTGGACCGTCCTGCTGGAATAGGACTGGGGCTCTCGTTTGCTAAGGAGGTAGCCCGTGCCCACGGGGGCCTGTTGACGATTCTGCGCTCCGATCGGACCGGCACCACCATCCGCATCGAGCTTTCCCTAGGACCTCTTCCGAGAGATTGA
- a CDS encoding sigma-54 dependent transcriptional regulator: MTERTHGGENDTSREPHILLVDDDIELCELVSLRLEAKGHRVSVEHTVKGALRRIGSEYVDTVLLDLRLGQEDGFEVLDGIAKRSPDVPVIVLTAHGTIDTAVESIRKGAFGFVTKPFLDHDLLEKIGHAIESSRLRREIAGLRRVMGDGHEDARLVGVSPAIERIREIITRVAPTDASVLILGESGTGKELVARSFHALSRRAHEPFIAVNCAGLAPELLESTLFGHTKGAFTGATANREGLFGAANKGTLFLDEIAEAPPAVQAKLLRVLQEKRYTPVGTTTEQEANVRILAATNRDLRQEVLERRFREDLFYRLHVVPVTMPPLRERKEDILLLAEMFLERAAARYRFSVPRIGDAARAALFEHPWPGNVRELANVMEAAVLAGHGGELKVEHLPGVTMGESPAQSMLEDFSTRARQLLDPYVTASAQTFPALRDARDAFERAYLDVVLSRTSGNVSSAARLAGRNRTDFYDLLRRHGYSPAVYKRSD; the protein is encoded by the coding sequence ATGACTGAACGCACACACGGCGGGGAGAACGACACATCGAGAGAGCCTCACATCCTACTCGTCGACGACGACATCGAGCTGTGCGAGCTCGTGTCGCTTCGGCTCGAAGCGAAGGGCCATCGCGTCTCCGTCGAACACACGGTGAAGGGCGCCCTTCGACGGATCGGCAGCGAGTACGTGGATACGGTTTTGCTCGATCTTCGATTGGGGCAGGAAGACGGCTTCGAGGTGCTCGACGGCATCGCCAAGCGCTCGCCGGACGTGCCGGTCATCGTGCTGACGGCCCATGGCACCATCGACACCGCCGTCGAATCCATCCGCAAGGGCGCGTTTGGCTTCGTCACCAAGCCGTTTCTCGATCACGATCTGCTCGAAAAAATTGGCCACGCCATCGAGAGCAGCCGCCTGCGAAGGGAGATTGCCGGGCTTCGCCGGGTCATGGGCGATGGCCACGAAGATGCCCGTCTGGTGGGCGTCAGCCCTGCCATCGAGCGCATTCGCGAGATCATCACGCGCGTGGCCCCCACGGATGCGAGCGTGCTCATCCTCGGCGAGTCCGGGACCGGCAAGGAGCTCGTGGCGCGCTCGTTCCATGCCCTCTCGCGGCGCGCCCACGAGCCGTTCATCGCCGTCAACTGCGCGGGGCTCGCGCCGGAGCTGCTCGAAAGCACGCTGTTTGGCCACACCAAGGGCGCCTTTACCGGCGCTACCGCCAACCGCGAGGGCCTCTTCGGCGCGGCCAACAAGGGCACCCTCTTTCTCGACGAGATCGCCGAGGCGCCTCCTGCCGTGCAGGCCAAGCTGCTGCGCGTGCTCCAGGAGAAGCGGTATACGCCCGTGGGCACCACGACCGAGCAGGAGGCCAACGTCCGCATCCTGGCGGCGACCAACCGCGATTTACGCCAGGAGGTGCTCGAGCGGCGCTTTCGAGAAGATCTCTTTTACCGCCTCCACGTCGTTCCGGTGACGATGCCACCGTTGCGTGAGCGCAAAGAAGATATCCTGCTTCTGGCAGAGATGTTTCTCGAACGCGCCGCGGCCCGTTATCGATTCAGCGTACCGCGCATCGGGGATGCCGCGCGGGCTGCGCTGTTCGAACATCCATGGCCGGGCAATGTGCGTGAGCTGGCCAATGTCATGGAGGCCGCCGTTTTGGCCGGCCACGGCGGTGAGCTCAAGGTGGAGCATTTGCCGGGCGTGACGATGGGGGAATCGCCAGCGCAATCCATGCTCGAGGATTTTTCGACCCGCGCGCGGCAGCTTCTCGATCCGTACGTCACGGCGAGCGCACAGACCTTCCCCGCCCTGCGCGATGCACGTGACGCCTTCGAACGCGCCTACCTCGACGTCGTGCTCTCACGAACATCGGGCAACGTTTCGTCGGCGGCACGGCTGGCAGGGCGAAACCGGACCGATTTCTACGATCTCCTACGACGTCACGGCTACTCGCCCGCGGTCTACAAGCGGAGCGATTAG